From Polaribacter butkevichii, a single genomic window includes:
- a CDS encoding serine hydrolase domain-containing protein, which yields MKIFKRILLLVLILVLSTIIYNYPKLNMLSGYSAKNIASSVFVANRTLAFTDKTDNNFAPVNLASDAIDLESKIAISSAFGLLTRKAVYRKGLGAVLTLTEKDETANYLVPKRKKRDNLKVYPYGDAPQKDTVFANLDYAKIDSSVDFLFDSINQTRAVLIIYKDQIVLEKYADGFSKESKLLGWSMTKSILSTVFGVLEHQGKLGVNDKAPIASWQKDERKNITISNLLQMNSGLEWDENYEEISDATKMLFLDRDMTKMQENKPLVGKPNETWNYSSGTTNLLSGILRSYFKTHQEYLDFWYSDFIDKIGMNSMLLEADLSGNYVGSSYSWATTRDWGKFGLLYLKNGNWNGEQLFTKKWVDYITTPTPTSDGTYGAQFWLNAENHFKDVPSNMYYADGFQGQRVYVLPDQEMVIVRFGLKNFDENEFLKGVISAIEE from the coding sequence ATGAAAATTTTTAAACGGATTCTACTTTTAGTATTGATTCTTGTTTTAAGTACAATAATTTATAATTATCCAAAATTGAATATGTTATCTGGCTATTCTGCTAAAAATATTGCTTCTTCTGTTTTTGTTGCCAATAGAACTTTAGCCTTTACAGACAAAACAGATAATAATTTTGCGCCTGTTAATTTAGCTTCTGATGCAATTGATTTAGAAAGTAAAATAGCAATTTCTTCTGCGTTTGGCTTATTAACTAGAAAAGCAGTTTATAGAAAAGGTTTAGGAGCTGTTTTAACCTTAACAGAAAAGGATGAAACTGCCAATTACCTAGTACCTAAAAGAAAAAAAAGGGATAATTTAAAGGTGTATCCTTATGGAGATGCACCGCAAAAAGATACGGTTTTTGCAAATTTAGATTATGCTAAAATAGATAGTTCTGTAGATTTTTTGTTTGATTCAATAAACCAAACAAGAGCGGTTTTAATCATTTATAAAGATCAAATTGTTTTAGAAAAATATGCCGATGGATTTTCTAAAGAATCAAAATTATTGGGTTGGTCCATGACTAAAAGTATTTTAAGTACTGTTTTTGGTGTTTTAGAACATCAAGGAAAATTGGGTGTAAATGATAAAGCACCAATTGCGTCATGGCAAAAAGATGAACGAAAAAATATTACCATTAGTAATTTATTACAAATGAATTCTGGTTTGGAATGGGATGAAAATTACGAAGAAATTTCTGACGCTACTAAAATGCTTTTTTTAGATAGAGATATGACCAAAATGCAAGAAAACAAACCTTTGGTTGGTAAGCCAAACGAAACTTGGAATTACTCTTCTGGAACCACTAATTTATTATCTGGAATTTTAAGAAGCTATTTTAAAACACATCAAGAATATTTAGATTTTTGGTATTCAGATTTTATTGATAAGATAGGAATGAATTCTATGCTCTTAGAAGCCGATTTAAGCGGAAATTACGTAGGTTCTTCTTATTCTTGGGCAACGACAAGAGATTGGGGTAAATTCGGTCTTTTATACCTTAAAAACGGAAATTGGAACGGAGAACAATTATTTACAAAAAAATGGGTAGATTATATAACCACACCAACACCAACTTCTGATGGAACTTATGGTGCTCAGTTTTGGTTAAATGCAGAAAACCACTTTAAAGATGTGCCTAGTAATATGTATTATGCGGATGGTTTTCAAGGACAAAGGGTATATGTTTTACCCGATCAAGAAATGGTTATTGTACGTTTTGGGTTGAAAAACTTTGATGAAAATGAGTTTTTAAAAGGTGTTATTTCTGCTATTGAAGAATAA